The proteins below come from a single Mugil cephalus isolate CIBA_MC_2020 chromosome 7, CIBA_Mcephalus_1.1, whole genome shotgun sequence genomic window:
- the clcn2a gene encoding chloride channel protein 2a isoform X2, whose product MVKNKAENRTLQYQQTLMYGRYTQELGVYAKEEAARLRDGGVRDGGGLRRNTSVRSRAADLLEYEKDPCAKCQLCASRCQKFLLSRVGEDWIFLILLGLLMALVSWVMDYAIAFCQEAQKWMYGGLDSNMLLQYIAWVTYPVVLITFSAGFTQILAPQAVGSGIPEMKTILRGVVLKEYLTFKTFVAKVIGLTCALGSGMPLGKEGPFVHVASLCAALLSKFMAALFGGIYMEEPFEGSKNELRNTEMLSAACAVGVGCCFAAPIGGVLFSIEVTSTFFAVRNYWRGFFAATFSAFIFRVLAVWNQEEETITALFKTRFRLDFPFDLQELPAFAILGIACGFGGALFVYLNRLIVECMRKQKTINKFLLRNPSLPVRRLVYPALVTLLVSTLTFPPGFGQFMAGQLTQHESLVALFDNRTWCRHGVAEEFDYISHHHAWKHPQVNVFITLILFIIMKFWMSAVATTMPVPCGAFMPVFLIGAAFGRLVGEVMATMFPEGIHADGSVYPIVPGGYAVVGAAALSGAVTHTVSTAVIVFELTGQISHILPVMIAVILANAVAQALQPSLYDSIIRIKKLPYLPELGMGHHEKYNIRVEDIMVRDVRYITLNSPYRDLQEMLLTGQLKTLALVESRDSMILLGSIERLQLQSLLSLQLSRQRRLEYLRQLAQDNGTQDHLPSLTTDSTPSSPCAHTHLNASTNASARQGVRFLISTEESSSFSPVVSNVQLPLKSALKTVSAVSDTETANSSQTLSCADQDKELLESPAGPAPPEKRKPKPKRVRISMADSTEVEDCMTPSEVAEWEEQQLDEPVDFKNCKIDPAPFQLVEQTSLHKTHTIFSLLGLDHAYVTSMGRLVGVVSLKELRKAIEGSVTVTGVKVRPPLASFRDSGNTTSVSEVTELHKLCIRHRGLSLPREPNPPDVQDQPDLPYKEIPVNFSDQTNLQFETSPGDITNESSELVLQESPSFAEDQSEFTFDCSPAHTEESELACDYDPPTQTPEPDEAEQDQESPSLSKDQSEPEGEGSPVHTANKSE is encoded by the exons ATGTATGGGCGGTACACCCAGGAGCTGGGTGTGTATGCCAAAGAAGAGGCGGCCCGCCTGCGGGATGGAGGGGTGCGGGACGGCGGCGGGCTGCGGAGGAACACCAGCGTTCGCAGCCGCGCCGCGGATCTTCTGGAGTACGAGAAGGACCCCTGTGCAAAGTGCCAGC TGTGTGCATCTCGCTGTCAGAAGTTCCTGCTCTCGCGGGTCGGGGAGGACTGGATCTTCCTCATCCTGCTCGGGCTTCTCATGGCTCTGGTTAGCTGGGTCATGGACTACGCCATCGCCTTCTGCCAAGAAG cacagaAGTGGATGTACGGGGGACTGGACAGCAACATGCTGCTGCAGTACATCGCCTGGGTCACCTACCCTGTGGTCCTCATCACCTTCTCAGCAGGATTTACGCAGATACTGGCGCCTCAGGCTGTGg GTTCGGGCATCCCCGAGATGAAGACGATACTCAGGGGCGTGGTCCTGAAGGAGTATCTGACTTTTAAGACCTTTGTGGCCAAAGTCATCGGCCTGACCTGCGCCCTGGGCAGCGGCATGCCTCTGGGAAAGGAG GGACCCTTCGTTCATGTCGCCAGTCTTTGCGCTGCTCTCCTGAGCAAATTCATGGCCGCTCTGTTTGGTGGGATTTACATG GAAGAGCCCTTTGAGGGAAGCAAG AACGAGCTGAGGAACACGGAGATGCTGTCGGCCGCCTGTGCAGTGGGTGTGGGCTGCTGCTTTGCCGCCCCTATTGGAG gggtgctGTTCAGCATTGAGGTCACGTCAACGTTTTTCGCGGTGAGAAACTACTGGAGGGGCTTCTTCGCCGCTACCTTCAGTGCCTTTATATTTAGAGTGCTAGCCGTCTGGAACCAGGAGGAAG AGACCATCACGGCTCTCTTTAAGACCCGCTTCCGTCTGGACTTCCCGTTTGACCTTCAGGAGCTGCCGGCGTTCGCCATTCTCGG GATTGCCTGTGGTTTCGGTGGTGCTCTGTTTGTCTACCTGAACCGGCTGATTGTGGAGTGCATGAGGAAGCAGAAGACTATAAACAAGTTCTTGCTGAGGAA TCCATCTCTTCCTGTCAGGCGCCTGGTGTATCCTGCACTCGTCACCCTGCTGGTCTCCACACTCACGTTCCCCCCAGGCTTCGGGCAGTTCATGGCTGGACAG cTGACGCAGCACGAGTCACTAGTCGCACTGTTCGACAACCGCACGTGGTGCCGTCACGGTGTGGCGGAGGAGTTTGACTACATCAGCCACCACCACGCCTGGAAACACCCCCAGGTCAACGTCTTCATCACACTCATCCTCTTCATCATTATGAAG TTCTGGATGTCCGCTGTGGCCACCACCATGCCTGTCCCATGTGGGGCCTTCATGCCAGTTTTTCTAATCG GTGCAGCGTTTGGCAGACTTGTTGGAGAGGTCATGGCTACCATGTTTCCCGAAGGCATCCATGCTGATGGCAGCGTGTATCCCATCGTTCCCGGCGGATATGCTGTAGTTG GCGCTGCAGCTCTGTCTGGAGCAGTCACCCACACTGTATCGACAGCGGTCATAGTGTTCGAGCTGACCGGTCAGATCTCCCACATCTTGCCTGTGATGATCGCCGTGATCCTGGCCAACGCCGTGGCCCAGGCGCTCCAGCCGTCGCTGTACGACTCCATCATTCGCATCAAGAAGCTCCCGTATTTGCCTGAACTGGGGATGGGACACCACGA GAAATATAATATCCGTGTGGAGGACATTATGGTCAGGGATGTGCGCTACATTACCCTTAACTCTCCGTACCGGGATTTGCAGGAGATGCTGCTGACTGGTCAGCTCAAAACACTGGCTCTGGTGGAGTCCAGAG ACTCCATGATCCTGCTGGGCTCCATCGAGCGTCTGCAGCTCCAGTCCCTGCTCTCTCTCCAGCTGAGCCGCCAGCGCCGGCTGGAGTACCTCCGCCAGCTGGCCCAGGACAACGGCACCCAGGACCACCTGCCCAGCCTGACCACCGACAGCACCCCCAGCTCGCCCTGCGCCCACACCCACCTCAACGCCTCAACCAACGCCAGTGCTCGCCAAGGGGTTCGCTTCCTG ATCTCCACAGAGgagtcctcctccttcagcccGGTGGTCTCCAACGTTCAGCTCCCCCTGAAATCGGCCTTGAAAACCGTGTCAGCCGTTAGCGACACGGAGACGGCAAACA GTTCTCAGACGCTCTCCTGTGCCGACCAAGAcaaggagctgctggag AGCCCGGCTGGGCCGGCTCCTCCTGAAAAAAGAAAGCCCAAGCCCAAACGAGTGAGGATCTCCATGGCG GACTCCACTGAAGTGGAAGATTGCATGACCCCGTCAGAG GTTGCGGAGTGGGAGGAGCAGCAGCTCGACGAACCGGTGGACTTCAAGAACTGCAAGATTGATCCAGCTCCTTTCCAGCTGGTGGAGCAAACATCTCTGCATAAG acTCACaccatcttctctctgctgggTCTGGATCACGCCTATGTGACCAGCATGGGGCGACTGGTTGGAGTGGTTTCTCTCaaagag CTGCGTAAGGCCATCGAGGGCTCGGTGACGGTGACCGGAGTGAAAGTGCGCCCTCCGCTGGCCAGTTTCCGTGACAGCGGGAACACCACGAGCGTATCCGAGGTAACAGAACTGCACAAGCTGTGCATCCGCCACAGGGGGCTCTCGTTGCCGCGGGAACCCAATCCTCCGGACGTGCAGGACCAGCCAGACCTCCCCTACAAAGAGATCCCCGTCAACTTCTCGGACCAGACCAACCTGCAGTTTGAAACCAGCCCGGGCGACATCACGAACGAGTCGTCCGAGCTGGTGCTCCAGGAGAGCCCCTCGTTCGCTGAGGACCAATCAGAGTTTACTTTTGACTGCAGCCCCGCCCACACCGAGGAATCGGAGCTGGCCTGTGACTatgacccccccacccaaaCTCCTGAGCCCGACGAAGCGGAGCAAGATCAGGAGAGTCCTTCTCTGAGCAAGGACCAGTCAGAACCCGAGGGAGAGGGTAGCCCCGTCCACACCGCGAATAAGTCAGAATGA
- the clcn2a gene encoding chloride channel protein 2a isoform X5, protein MYGRYTQELGVYAKEEAARLRDGGVRDGGGLRRNTSVRSRAADLLEYEKDPCAKCQLCASRCQKFLLSRVGEDWIFLILLGLLMALVSWVMDYAIAFCQEAQKWMYGGLDSNMLLQYIAWVTYPVVLITFSAGFTQILAPQAVGSGIPEMKTILRGVVLKEYLTFKTFVAKVIGLTCALGSGMPLGKEGPFVHVASLCAALLSKFMAALFGGIYMEEPFEGSKNELRNTEMLSAACAVGVGCCFAAPIGGVLFSIEVTSTFFAVRNYWRGFFAATFSAFIFRVLAVWNQEEETITALFKTRFRLDFPFDLQELPAFAILGIACGFGGALFVYLNRLIVECMRKQKTINKFLLRNPSLPVRRLVYPALVTLLVSTLTFPPGFGQFMAGQLTQHESLVALFDNRTWCRHGVAEEFDYISHHHAWKHPQVNVFITLILFIIMKFWMSAVATTMPVPCGAFMPVFLIGAAFGRLVGEVMATMFPEGIHADGSVYPIVPGGYAVVGAAALSGAVTHTVSTAVIVFELTGQISHILPVMIAVILANAVAQALQPSLYDSIIRIKKLPYLPELGMGHHEKYNIRVEDIMVRDVRYITLNSPYRDLQEMLLTGQLKTLALVESRDSMILLGSIERLQLQSLLSLQLSRQRRLEYLRQLAQDNGTQDHLPSLTTDSTPSSPCAHTHLNASTNASARQGVRFLVSTQEISTEESSSFSPVVSNVQLPLKSALKTVSAVSDTETANSSQTLSCADQDKELLESPAGPAPPEKRKPKPKRVRISMADSTEVEDCMTPSEVAEWEEQQLDEPVDFKNCKIDPAPFQLVEQTSLHKTHTIFSLLGLDHAYVTSMGRLVGVVSLKELRKAIEGSVTVTGVKVRPPLASFRDSGNTTSVSEVTELHKLCIRHRGLSLPREPNPPDVQDQPDLPYKEIPVNFSDQTNLQFETSPGDITNESSELVLQESPSFAEDQSEFTFDCSPAHTEESELACDYDPPTQTPEPDEAEQDQESPSLSKDQSEPEGEGSPVHTANKSE, encoded by the exons ATGTATGGGCGGTACACCCAGGAGCTGGGTGTGTATGCCAAAGAAGAGGCGGCCCGCCTGCGGGATGGAGGGGTGCGGGACGGCGGCGGGCTGCGGAGGAACACCAGCGTTCGCAGCCGCGCCGCGGATCTTCTGGAGTACGAGAAGGACCCCTGTGCAAAGTGCCAGC TGTGTGCATCTCGCTGTCAGAAGTTCCTGCTCTCGCGGGTCGGGGAGGACTGGATCTTCCTCATCCTGCTCGGGCTTCTCATGGCTCTGGTTAGCTGGGTCATGGACTACGCCATCGCCTTCTGCCAAGAAG cacagaAGTGGATGTACGGGGGACTGGACAGCAACATGCTGCTGCAGTACATCGCCTGGGTCACCTACCCTGTGGTCCTCATCACCTTCTCAGCAGGATTTACGCAGATACTGGCGCCTCAGGCTGTGg GTTCGGGCATCCCCGAGATGAAGACGATACTCAGGGGCGTGGTCCTGAAGGAGTATCTGACTTTTAAGACCTTTGTGGCCAAAGTCATCGGCCTGACCTGCGCCCTGGGCAGCGGCATGCCTCTGGGAAAGGAG GGACCCTTCGTTCATGTCGCCAGTCTTTGCGCTGCTCTCCTGAGCAAATTCATGGCCGCTCTGTTTGGTGGGATTTACATG GAAGAGCCCTTTGAGGGAAGCAAG AACGAGCTGAGGAACACGGAGATGCTGTCGGCCGCCTGTGCAGTGGGTGTGGGCTGCTGCTTTGCCGCCCCTATTGGAG gggtgctGTTCAGCATTGAGGTCACGTCAACGTTTTTCGCGGTGAGAAACTACTGGAGGGGCTTCTTCGCCGCTACCTTCAGTGCCTTTATATTTAGAGTGCTAGCCGTCTGGAACCAGGAGGAAG AGACCATCACGGCTCTCTTTAAGACCCGCTTCCGTCTGGACTTCCCGTTTGACCTTCAGGAGCTGCCGGCGTTCGCCATTCTCGG GATTGCCTGTGGTTTCGGTGGTGCTCTGTTTGTCTACCTGAACCGGCTGATTGTGGAGTGCATGAGGAAGCAGAAGACTATAAACAAGTTCTTGCTGAGGAA TCCATCTCTTCCTGTCAGGCGCCTGGTGTATCCTGCACTCGTCACCCTGCTGGTCTCCACACTCACGTTCCCCCCAGGCTTCGGGCAGTTCATGGCTGGACAG cTGACGCAGCACGAGTCACTAGTCGCACTGTTCGACAACCGCACGTGGTGCCGTCACGGTGTGGCGGAGGAGTTTGACTACATCAGCCACCACCACGCCTGGAAACACCCCCAGGTCAACGTCTTCATCACACTCATCCTCTTCATCATTATGAAG TTCTGGATGTCCGCTGTGGCCACCACCATGCCTGTCCCATGTGGGGCCTTCATGCCAGTTTTTCTAATCG GTGCAGCGTTTGGCAGACTTGTTGGAGAGGTCATGGCTACCATGTTTCCCGAAGGCATCCATGCTGATGGCAGCGTGTATCCCATCGTTCCCGGCGGATATGCTGTAGTTG GCGCTGCAGCTCTGTCTGGAGCAGTCACCCACACTGTATCGACAGCGGTCATAGTGTTCGAGCTGACCGGTCAGATCTCCCACATCTTGCCTGTGATGATCGCCGTGATCCTGGCCAACGCCGTGGCCCAGGCGCTCCAGCCGTCGCTGTACGACTCCATCATTCGCATCAAGAAGCTCCCGTATTTGCCTGAACTGGGGATGGGACACCACGA GAAATATAATATCCGTGTGGAGGACATTATGGTCAGGGATGTGCGCTACATTACCCTTAACTCTCCGTACCGGGATTTGCAGGAGATGCTGCTGACTGGTCAGCTCAAAACACTGGCTCTGGTGGAGTCCAGAG ACTCCATGATCCTGCTGGGCTCCATCGAGCGTCTGCAGCTCCAGTCCCTGCTCTCTCTCCAGCTGAGCCGCCAGCGCCGGCTGGAGTACCTCCGCCAGCTGGCCCAGGACAACGGCACCCAGGACCACCTGCCCAGCCTGACCACCGACAGCACCCCCAGCTCGCCCTGCGCCCACACCCACCTCAACGCCTCAACCAACGCCAGTGCTCGCCAAGGGGTTCGCTTCCTGGTGAGCACCCAAGAG ATCTCCACAGAGgagtcctcctccttcagcccGGTGGTCTCCAACGTTCAGCTCCCCCTGAAATCGGCCTTGAAAACCGTGTCAGCCGTTAGCGACACGGAGACGGCAAACA GTTCTCAGACGCTCTCCTGTGCCGACCAAGAcaaggagctgctggag AGCCCGGCTGGGCCGGCTCCTCCTGAAAAAAGAAAGCCCAAGCCCAAACGAGTGAGGATCTCCATGGCG GACTCCACTGAAGTGGAAGATTGCATGACCCCGTCAGAG GTTGCGGAGTGGGAGGAGCAGCAGCTCGACGAACCGGTGGACTTCAAGAACTGCAAGATTGATCCAGCTCCTTTCCAGCTGGTGGAGCAAACATCTCTGCATAAG acTCACaccatcttctctctgctgggTCTGGATCACGCCTATGTGACCAGCATGGGGCGACTGGTTGGAGTGGTTTCTCTCaaagag CTGCGTAAGGCCATCGAGGGCTCGGTGACGGTGACCGGAGTGAAAGTGCGCCCTCCGCTGGCCAGTTTCCGTGACAGCGGGAACACCACGAGCGTATCCGAGGTAACAGAACTGCACAAGCTGTGCATCCGCCACAGGGGGCTCTCGTTGCCGCGGGAACCCAATCCTCCGGACGTGCAGGACCAGCCAGACCTCCCCTACAAAGAGATCCCCGTCAACTTCTCGGACCAGACCAACCTGCAGTTTGAAACCAGCCCGGGCGACATCACGAACGAGTCGTCCGAGCTGGTGCTCCAGGAGAGCCCCTCGTTCGCTGAGGACCAATCAGAGTTTACTTTTGACTGCAGCCCCGCCCACACCGAGGAATCGGAGCTGGCCTGTGACTatgacccccccacccaaaCTCCTGAGCCCGACGAAGCGGAGCAAGATCAGGAGAGTCCTTCTCTGAGCAAGGACCAGTCAGAACCCGAGGGAGAGGGTAGCCCCGTCCACACCGCGAATAAGTCAGAATGA
- the clcn2a gene encoding chloride channel protein 2a isoform X4: MVKNKAENRTLQYQQTLMYGRYTQELGVYAKEEAARLRDGGVRDGGGLRRNTSVRSRAADLLEYEKDPCAKCQLCASRCQKFLLSRVGEDWIFLILLGLLMALVSWVMDYAIAFCQEAQKWMYGGLDSNMLLQYIAWVTYPVVLITFSAGFTQILAPQAVGSGIPEMKTILRGVVLKEYLTFKTFVAKVIGLTCALGSGMPLGKEGPFVHVASLCAALLSKFMAALFGGIYMEEPFEGSKNELRNTEMLSAACAVGVGCCFAAPIGGVLFSIEVTSTFFAVRNYWRGFFAATFSAFIFRVLAVWNQEEETITALFKTRFRLDFPFDLQELPAFAILGIACGFGGALFVYLNRLIVECMRKQKTINKFLLRKRLVYPALVTLLVSTLTFPPGFGQFMAGQLTQHESLVALFDNRTWCRHGVAEEFDYISHHHAWKHPQVNVFITLILFIIMKFWMSAVATTMPVPCGAFMPVFLIGAAFGRLVGEVMATMFPEGIHADGSVYPIVPGGYAVVGAAALSGAVTHTVSTAVIVFELTGQISHILPVMIAVILANAVAQALQPSLYDSIIRIKKLPYLPELGMGHHEKYNIRVEDIMVRDVRYITLNSPYRDLQEMLLTGQLKTLALVESRDSMILLGSIERLQLQSLLSLQLSRQRRLEYLRQLAQDNGTQDHLPSLTTDSTPSSPCAHTHLNASTNASARQGVRFLISTEESSSFSPVVSNVQLPLKSALKTVSAVSDTETANSSQTLSCADQDKELLESPAGPAPPEKRKPKPKRVRISMADSTEVEDCMTPSEVAEWEEQQLDEPVDFKNCKIDPAPFQLVEQTSLHKTHTIFSLLGLDHAYVTSMGRLVGVVSLKELRKAIEGSVTVTGVKVRPPLASFRDSGNTTSVSEVTELHKLCIRHRGLSLPREPNPPDVQDQPDLPYKEIPVNFSDQTNLQFETSPGDITNESSELVLQESPSFAEDQSEFTFDCSPAHTEESELACDYDPPTQTPEPDEAEQDQESPSLSKDQSEPEGEGSPVHTANKSE, translated from the exons ATGTATGGGCGGTACACCCAGGAGCTGGGTGTGTATGCCAAAGAAGAGGCGGCCCGCCTGCGGGATGGAGGGGTGCGGGACGGCGGCGGGCTGCGGAGGAACACCAGCGTTCGCAGCCGCGCCGCGGATCTTCTGGAGTACGAGAAGGACCCCTGTGCAAAGTGCCAGC TGTGTGCATCTCGCTGTCAGAAGTTCCTGCTCTCGCGGGTCGGGGAGGACTGGATCTTCCTCATCCTGCTCGGGCTTCTCATGGCTCTGGTTAGCTGGGTCATGGACTACGCCATCGCCTTCTGCCAAGAAG cacagaAGTGGATGTACGGGGGACTGGACAGCAACATGCTGCTGCAGTACATCGCCTGGGTCACCTACCCTGTGGTCCTCATCACCTTCTCAGCAGGATTTACGCAGATACTGGCGCCTCAGGCTGTGg GTTCGGGCATCCCCGAGATGAAGACGATACTCAGGGGCGTGGTCCTGAAGGAGTATCTGACTTTTAAGACCTTTGTGGCCAAAGTCATCGGCCTGACCTGCGCCCTGGGCAGCGGCATGCCTCTGGGAAAGGAG GGACCCTTCGTTCATGTCGCCAGTCTTTGCGCTGCTCTCCTGAGCAAATTCATGGCCGCTCTGTTTGGTGGGATTTACATG GAAGAGCCCTTTGAGGGAAGCAAG AACGAGCTGAGGAACACGGAGATGCTGTCGGCCGCCTGTGCAGTGGGTGTGGGCTGCTGCTTTGCCGCCCCTATTGGAG gggtgctGTTCAGCATTGAGGTCACGTCAACGTTTTTCGCGGTGAGAAACTACTGGAGGGGCTTCTTCGCCGCTACCTTCAGTGCCTTTATATTTAGAGTGCTAGCCGTCTGGAACCAGGAGGAAG AGACCATCACGGCTCTCTTTAAGACCCGCTTCCGTCTGGACTTCCCGTTTGACCTTCAGGAGCTGCCGGCGTTCGCCATTCTCGG GATTGCCTGTGGTTTCGGTGGTGCTCTGTTTGTCTACCTGAACCGGCTGATTGTGGAGTGCATGAGGAAGCAGAAGACTATAAACAAGTTCTTGCTGAGGAA GCGCCTGGTGTATCCTGCACTCGTCACCCTGCTGGTCTCCACACTCACGTTCCCCCCAGGCTTCGGGCAGTTCATGGCTGGACAG cTGACGCAGCACGAGTCACTAGTCGCACTGTTCGACAACCGCACGTGGTGCCGTCACGGTGTGGCGGAGGAGTTTGACTACATCAGCCACCACCACGCCTGGAAACACCCCCAGGTCAACGTCTTCATCACACTCATCCTCTTCATCATTATGAAG TTCTGGATGTCCGCTGTGGCCACCACCATGCCTGTCCCATGTGGGGCCTTCATGCCAGTTTTTCTAATCG GTGCAGCGTTTGGCAGACTTGTTGGAGAGGTCATGGCTACCATGTTTCCCGAAGGCATCCATGCTGATGGCAGCGTGTATCCCATCGTTCCCGGCGGATATGCTGTAGTTG GCGCTGCAGCTCTGTCTGGAGCAGTCACCCACACTGTATCGACAGCGGTCATAGTGTTCGAGCTGACCGGTCAGATCTCCCACATCTTGCCTGTGATGATCGCCGTGATCCTGGCCAACGCCGTGGCCCAGGCGCTCCAGCCGTCGCTGTACGACTCCATCATTCGCATCAAGAAGCTCCCGTATTTGCCTGAACTGGGGATGGGACACCACGA GAAATATAATATCCGTGTGGAGGACATTATGGTCAGGGATGTGCGCTACATTACCCTTAACTCTCCGTACCGGGATTTGCAGGAGATGCTGCTGACTGGTCAGCTCAAAACACTGGCTCTGGTGGAGTCCAGAG ACTCCATGATCCTGCTGGGCTCCATCGAGCGTCTGCAGCTCCAGTCCCTGCTCTCTCTCCAGCTGAGCCGCCAGCGCCGGCTGGAGTACCTCCGCCAGCTGGCCCAGGACAACGGCACCCAGGACCACCTGCCCAGCCTGACCACCGACAGCACCCCCAGCTCGCCCTGCGCCCACACCCACCTCAACGCCTCAACCAACGCCAGTGCTCGCCAAGGGGTTCGCTTCCTG ATCTCCACAGAGgagtcctcctccttcagcccGGTGGTCTCCAACGTTCAGCTCCCCCTGAAATCGGCCTTGAAAACCGTGTCAGCCGTTAGCGACACGGAGACGGCAAACA GTTCTCAGACGCTCTCCTGTGCCGACCAAGAcaaggagctgctggag AGCCCGGCTGGGCCGGCTCCTCCTGAAAAAAGAAAGCCCAAGCCCAAACGAGTGAGGATCTCCATGGCG GACTCCACTGAAGTGGAAGATTGCATGACCCCGTCAGAG GTTGCGGAGTGGGAGGAGCAGCAGCTCGACGAACCGGTGGACTTCAAGAACTGCAAGATTGATCCAGCTCCTTTCCAGCTGGTGGAGCAAACATCTCTGCATAAG acTCACaccatcttctctctgctgggTCTGGATCACGCCTATGTGACCAGCATGGGGCGACTGGTTGGAGTGGTTTCTCTCaaagag CTGCGTAAGGCCATCGAGGGCTCGGTGACGGTGACCGGAGTGAAAGTGCGCCCTCCGCTGGCCAGTTTCCGTGACAGCGGGAACACCACGAGCGTATCCGAGGTAACAGAACTGCACAAGCTGTGCATCCGCCACAGGGGGCTCTCGTTGCCGCGGGAACCCAATCCTCCGGACGTGCAGGACCAGCCAGACCTCCCCTACAAAGAGATCCCCGTCAACTTCTCGGACCAGACCAACCTGCAGTTTGAAACCAGCCCGGGCGACATCACGAACGAGTCGTCCGAGCTGGTGCTCCAGGAGAGCCCCTCGTTCGCTGAGGACCAATCAGAGTTTACTTTTGACTGCAGCCCCGCCCACACCGAGGAATCGGAGCTGGCCTGTGACTatgacccccccacccaaaCTCCTGAGCCCGACGAAGCGGAGCAAGATCAGGAGAGTCCTTCTCTGAGCAAGGACCAGTCAGAACCCGAGGGAGAGGGTAGCCCCGTCCACACCGCGAATAAGTCAGAATGA